The genomic region gttctttaaaatatatgtacttgcgttttatacatttactttgtaattaatgaaaaaatacgaCGACTTTTTTTAacctgtttattatatatatttatattcgaaatattatgtttgtaaaataaataatcaattaaaaccaAATCACTTCACGGTTGGCTGCGCGTGCGCCAGTGCGTTGTCATCCATCCGCTGTATGACAAAAGGTTGCTGAGTACCCGCATGTAACCGCCGAATTAAACCACTTTTATATGCATGTTTATTCGATTGTGCGAAACCCGGTTATGGACAGGAAGTTACAACCTACAGACCCACCTTCCACTTTAATGGGTTTTAAGTGGTTTAATTGGTATAAATGTTTGTATACATTTGTTGTTGCACATATAACATTCTTTGATACGTTGATTAATTAAGATCTCTGTACTTCCAGTACAATAGAATATCGTCAACCTATCATATCGTGTCGTATGAGCAGACAAAGATAGTTTCGATAAGATTAACTATCTATCGAACTTGTAAACGCTTAAACAAGCCATAAAGTGGCGGGACACTAATACACCAGAAACTGTATTTTGGAGGAGGCCCGTAAAgtcttgcaaatatttttttatgcacctTATATACTGCGCCTACTCCAGATCGATTGAATGTGGGCAagcaaacaatattttattgtcctTGTACTTGAAATAGTGCTCTTTGTAACTAATCACAAGTTACAgctaaatattacttatatacgtaatataataaaaatgcataaaaaataaccgatgttttttcaaattaatataggACACTGGAAGTATAAAACctcccaaacaaaaaaaaaaaatttccaAATCGGTATATACCTAAaggaaaaaaaagaaatacatgtcagttaaaaaattcaatagtgtttatattttgcaattatagTACATTATTCTGAACTTTCAAAATTGGTTTCATAAATCTTCGTAAAAAGGTTACGGTTCAGAAACGTTACGTTGaggataaaatataacaatattgagGAAATGCGTTTTCTTTTACCTGAACCGTAGTTGGTACAGGGTGGTGCCGAAGCAACTCCTTTCTAACAAAATATTGTGGATTAAAGTAAGAGACCAAACCTCTTACGATTACGAAAAGGACTTTGTATGtacaatcaaaaaataaaagatctaAATTGGAATGTATAATCAACAATTAAAACAAGTTTAAGGAGTCGGAtctgttgttataaatataatgatttgtaATATACgtggaaatttttaatatggaaTAGTACGTACTTTTGAAGATTTTATCTTAGTCAAAtgtatcaaaatttactttgcAGTATAGTCGGACCGGGTAGCGAATTTTGATTAGGACTTAGATAGGTCTCTGttgatagatttttatatattttccgcTATCTTTCATATCTTGTGCCGCACAAAGTTATAATAGCTTACAGTCTACAGGCCAATAAACTGTAAGACCCCATTATTCGGGAGATCACGCGATTCCCTGATGTTTACCATCTTGTCATTACGTTAAAGTTTTCCTTTACCCGTCCCCTTAAGTTTTCCTATTTCATTTTTGAGGTATATCGATACGTTTCATAACTATcgtaaaagtttataaaacattgttgttttatatacatatgaatttagtaataaatatatcgatcAGCTCATTCCCGCCTTGATTAGACCGAAGTGATTTTAATGTAccgatgaaataatattatataatactttctactttttaatatttataaatgattaaataacgtaagtagaaaaattaaatttaaaatgcttcATTGCGTCAGGATTTTTCACGTCAGTAATTAAGAATATCGAGTAGTTAACTGAACATAAAGTCGTAATGTCATACAACGATAAAGAATCAATTTAACAAGTCAAGTTCATCaagtttaaatcaattttacataagaattattaatattaagtccttaaataaatacgaatatgaattaaaaataattactgtataaatcatgaccacgtggaatgctggcaagaatgttagcagcatttccccgttgaatcgcaattctgatcctctgggcaaaaaacgaactaGTCCTCACGTCACCAGTAGacgcaataaggcgaggtgttatacttttaacgaaattatttttttatcaatttaactgAACTTTATGATTAGTTAATTTACGTAAAAACCTAATAATTACAAAGCAAGGAATCAATTCAAGTCTAGTGACGAATTaaatgctttatatttttagtgtacTTGCTGGTTTCTCCCGATCAACACTCGCGAACGCCTCGCTTGGAAGACTTTTTCTGGACAGGATCTGGAGATGGACCACCCCCACCTGACTTATCCGAGCCAGTGGCAACACCGAGTACACCAATTGTGCAGACTACGACTGTTCTTGCTACGGTGTACTTGGATTCATACCCACCACAAGTAATCAAATATAAGCTACCTGCCTCCTTATTGATGTTCTTATAAtaatcgtgaagaaacctgctgCGTTGAAACAGTTTGGCGGGGCAGTCTCCTAACCTTCTCAAAAGGGAAAGGAGGAAGCGTTTACCACgctgtgggacatttacaagctgatagttttttataacagttactttctttttatttagGCGGTGACCGATAAGTCAAGCGGGGAGTGTATCCTGAACTGCGATGTGACACCAGATAGTCTGGAAACTGAAATCCCAGAAGACAGACGTTACTGGCTTCTAACAGTCATTCAAGGCTCCACTCCTGACAGCTTACAGTTACGACTTGCCAGGCTATATCAAAAAGCATTTCTAAGGTAATCAAAATTATTCGAATCATAAGTAAGTTTCCAGTGAAATAAGAAGAATCGTACAAATTCGAACTATAATAAGGTACGGGAATAAGACATTTTCCCACTTCACAGGGTTCTGTTGTTCCTTTCCCAAAATACGTATCTATTTGTGATATACAATAAAGATATAGAAACTTTTTACAGGCAACAAGAACGACATCTGGGTATAATTAAATCTCTAGACGCACCGACGACGAGAAAGAAACACGAAGTTCATTCATTCATCGTTAATAAAGATAACAAATTCAATGATATAAGTACCAATACCACCAAAACACCACAAAAGATGTATGATATACAAAGTTCAATGGTAAAACTGGAAGATTTAGCCGTTAACTCAGCGTTAAAAATGGGAAACGCGGGTAAAATCGATGATTTAGAAGACGTAGAAATGTTTCCCGCTGATGACGACGCTCAATTTATTTCGACCAAATCTGAAATCAAACCGACAAAATTAGCTGATACTGAATCTTGGATACTAGTTACACCAACGATTATACGAAAAAGAAGTGTAGATGACGTCTTAGAAAGCGATAAAAAAGATTTGATCGATTTACCGCTTGAAGAGGAACCTAACAATGGTACAGTGCTATATAAAAGAGAAATCATTAAACCTGAACAACAACCTCCCGTTCAAGTTCATATACAGAATATAACCGAGGTAAAGTATAGGagctatttttttgtaattaataaacattacattatatatttgcttaaaaaaataacattaaatatgtgcctacatatgttactgtaaataataaaaacatagacTTCGTAACATTCGTAATATTCATAAAGTGTATTCCGAGAAGCGATTGATTTAAATCGTGTCTATTGACTTTGTCGATGCTACTCGTCTGGATGTATGGAGTAATCATTGGCTTTCTTCATAAATGGCTGGTCAGTCGTCGTCGGGCAGCGTGCAGATCGTGTACGTGGTGCTGGTGGGGGGGCGCGCCGTGCCGGCGGCCGTGGCGGCGCGCGACATGCGGCTCGTGCGCGACGCCGAGGTGGCGCGCGAGCTGGGCGCCGTCGTCACCACCAAGGCCGAGCGTGAGTCTATACAGCGGGGCTGCAGGGCGAGCGGGCCCGTGTAACCCTacagttggtggcgcattggtgctGTGAGAAATGTTTAACATTTCTCACAGCGCTCCGGGCTATGGTGACCGCTTGCCCGTCCACGTACAAAAATGCACACGACGGGCGAAATAGAACACACTTCAGTCGATATCGCCTCGTGAAAAAGGTCTCGAGAATTTAACATTATGAGCAATCCTAAGCTTATAAAAAACACTCGtctaactttaattatttattaattaaaaagaaaaattatagttttcacATTAAAAATAGATTGCTATCTATTTGTACGTCATGACGATCGACTAAAAATTACCTCCCTCCCGCCAGCAGCGTACCTGAAGGCTGCCGAGGGTCTGGAGGGCGAGGTGGGTACGGGGGTGCGGGGAGCGGAGCTGTGGGCACTGGCGGTGGGCTCGGTCGCCGCCCTGCTGCTGGTGCTGGctctgctgctgctgctgtgtGTGGCGCGCAGGTGACGTGACCAAAACCATCTTGATCACAAATACTAAGAGCCAAGCTCGTACGATCTTGACTGCAATTCTTCATCATATTCTTCTCGATTACAGAAAGAAATCTATGAAATCAGCAGCGTCTCTACGAGCGTATAGGACGGAGATGATAAGAGAAGCAGAACGTAATCAAATGAAGCAAATCAACGACGATAAAGATACTAAGGTCAATATttcatcttatttaaatttaattgatattttattttcatgaatcttacagttataaataatataaaaatatgatatgttaGAAAAACCTCTTTTTGCCAAATCAAATTCACCAATCATTCATAACTACTTATTCCTTCATAATATAGTGTATCATTTTCCTTGGTAATATAATTGTCTTTCTTCTTACTGACTGAAtgctaaaatgaaataaataaataattcagaatCCTAAAGACATTAgtagtaaatattatagtattttatgttgaattaattaataataatcaattaatatatttcagagGAGAATAAACTGACCTTGGATAGATTTATTGGAAGCTTTATAGATAGATATGTTAGGCGATATCGATAAAATAGCTATTCGATATTTTATGgtgaatttttaatgttttagttgGTAAGTGTGGTGTCTCCGAGCAGAACGAGACCCAGCAGCGTCCTGTTGCCTATTTATAGAGCCGGCAGTGCTTCGGggtaagttattttttcattaaataaaacagttgcAGCCCACTTTGAGGATCAGATTCAGCATTGTAGGCAACATCCTAGGAGCCCGCTTTGTATGCTACTAGATTGGCAAATATAGGGAAataaggatttattttaatggtaatGAAATTGTTCAAGGTAATATTTTCCCCTATTTGGATAAAGTTATGGCATATCTTTCCAATAcatcaaaaaatatcttactttACAAAGTAGTGGTGGCAAATATCAGTTTAAGGAAGTTAGAAAAGGGTTAAGGGCCTTCTAGACGTGTATTGCCTAGAGGCCCCGAGATATTAACTTTTGGTAGCAGTAGTAGTGATTTCCTGTAGATTGAAATAGAGTATCCCAACTCAACCCGCGAGATGGCGACCGAGGAAAATACTATTGGGCGATCTATCAATACTGTCTTAGGTCT from Vanessa tameamea isolate UH-Manoa-2023 chromosome 22, ilVanTame1 primary haplotype, whole genome shotgun sequence harbors:
- the LOC113396606 gene encoding uncharacterized protein LOC113396606, whose translation is MCIFHFLILKLVLTLFSNTFANELENEDKMYLLVSPDQHSRTPRLEDFFWTGSGDGPPPPDLSEPVATPSTPIVQTTTVLATVYLDSYPPQAVTDKSSGECILNCDVTPDSLETEIPEDRRYWLLTVIQGSTPDSLQLRLARLYQKAFLRQQERHLGIIKSLDAPTTRKKHEVHSFIVNKDNKFNDISTNTTKTPQKMYDIQSSMVKLEDLAVNSALKMGNAGKIDDLEDVEMFPADDDAQFISTKSEIKPTKLADTESWILVTPTIIRKRSVDDVLESDKKDLIDLPLEEEPNNGTVLYKREIIKPEQQPPVQVHIQNITESSSGSVQIVYVVLVGGRAVPAAVAARDMRLVRDAEVARELGAVVTTKAEPAYLKAAEGLEGEVGTGVRGAELWALAVGSVAALLLVLALLLLLCVARRKKSMKSAASLRAYRTEMIREAERNQMKQINDDKDTKLVSVVSPSRTRPSSVLLPIYRAGSASGSSSTSSSGVSEVAAALRRRQKKPHALRMPQKKRVGTTDSLLEAAGVDSSDSGQRSAPPTPTSYLSMPSVSAFPRGNIVEPLSKILEPVSVRHLDIDSPPSSPKQTKLGQANVVPRRQMPSQLVRLGSIDKDPGVIGPLVWDLHCQRIKDVSKPSSPARSTASACKEPSSSRMRRRFNELMDDAFTLFGSASSANSHETFTIDKQDSQEQNVLQARNRDVRVPHSAGPGYPGDIIVETCVRSLRDFDFSITLIVQWDRNPKLPRRARGSAGAAGVAGVAGVAGGAGGAPRPRTAAWHAHAHSTQRLPGPVVNTTLIAAEGRLAPDDPALPLISAIKSEIQRIRDNAKPT